TACGATTGATGTGATGAACTGCGTTAAGCTTTGCTGAAGGGTGCTCCCGATTGTATCAATATCATTTGTCATTCGGCTAAGTGTTTCTCCGTTTGGACGTCCTTCAAAATATTTGAGTGGAAGTTTCTCGAGCTTTCCGTTAACATCTTCTCGAAGATCATATACCGTGTCTTGTGCAACACTCGACATAATGTATTGTTGCACATAGTTGAAAAGGCTGCTTAAGGCATACAGTCCAGCAAGGAGTAGAAGGATATGGCCAATTTTATCAAAGTTAATGGCTGATCCTGGTATTCCTTGGAATTTCCCATATGCTCCTTCGAATAATTCCGTAATTGCCGTTCCCATGATTTTTGGTCCGACAATCATAAAAATCGTACTCATGATTGCAGCAAAGAACACGGCAATCAATTTGTTGCGCCGAGGTTTTAAATAGGTCAAAAGACGTCTTAGTGTTCCTTTAAAATCTTTTGCTTTTTGACCCATCATCATCATGTTACCGCCACCAGGACCATGCCCAACCTGACCGCCGCTTTGAGGTTTTTTTTGATTACTCATGCAATTTCCTCCTCCGTGAGCTGTGATAAGGCGATTTCACGGTATATGTCGTTTGTACTTAGCAACTCTTGGTGTGTTCCCATACCTACAATGTGTCCTTCGTCTAACACAATGATTCGATCAGCGTCAACCACCGTACTGACACGCTGGGCAACGAGTAGTACCGTCGAATTTTTCGTTTCATCTTTCAAGGCTGCGCGAAGGTTGGAATCCGTCTTGAAGTCAAGTGCAGAAAAACTATCATCGAATATATAAATATCGGGTTTCCGAATGAGTGCCCGTGCAATCGAAAGCCGTTGTTTTTGCCCGCCTGATAGGTTTGAACCGCCTTGTTCGATTTCTGCCTGATAGCCGTCTTTCATGTTGCTGATAAAATCTTCCGCTTGCGCAATCCGAGCAGCATGCTCAACTTCATCTTGTGTGGCTGTTTGTTTTCCAAAGCGAATGTTTTCAGCGATCGTACCTGTAAAGAGGACGGCCTTTTGTGGTACAAAGCCAATTTTTGAACGAACTTCATCTTGTGATGACTTACGAATATCAACACCATTGACGCGAATCGTTCCACTTGAAATATCATAGAAGCGAGGGATCAAATTGACGAGCGTTGTTTTCCCTGAGCCTGTTCCACCGATTATTGCGGTGATTTCACCAGGACTTGCAGAAAAACTAATATCCGATAATGCAGGTTCTTCTGCTCCTGGGTAACTGAACGTCACATGTTCAAATTCAAGTGTACCGTGTTCACGATCTGCCTTTTCTGTCCCCTCATCCAGGAATGAAGGTTTCATGTCAAGGACTTCGTTTATCCTTGTTGCCGACACGGCCGCTCGTGGAACCATAACAAACATCATGGATGCCATAACGAGAGCGAACATAATTTGCATAACATATTGGATAAATGCCATTAAGTCCCCGATCTGCATACCGCCGTTATCAATACGAACCCCACCAAACCAAATGATGCCAACAACCGTCAAGTTCATTACAAGCATCATTACAGGCATCATGAAGGCCATGATTTTATTGACTTTGATCGAGACATCCGTCAATTCTTTATTCGCTTTCTTTAGACGTTCCTTCTCTTGTGTTTCACGATTGAAGGCTCGAATGACGCGAATACCAGTTAAATTTTCTCGTAATACAAGGTTCAACCGGTCTAATCGTTTTTGCACCGTTTGAAAGAGCGGTACACCTTTATATAGAATAAGCAAGATCGACCCAATTAATAAAGGCATTGTGACAACTATGACAAGGGATAATTTTGCATCCATGGATACAGCCATGATCACTCCGCCGATTAACATGATAGGTGCACTGATAACCATACGAAGCATCATGATAACCACTTGCTGGACTTGCGTTATATCATTGGTCGTCCGTGTAATCAATGACGCCGTACCGACTTCATCAAATTCTTGTAACGAAAATTTTTCAACATGATTAAAGACTCTCAGGCGGAGGTCGCGTCCCATTCCCATTGCCGCTTTGGATGAATAGTAGCTTGCGATTATGGATGCACAAGCGCCAAGTGCGGAAACCAACAGCATCAAACCACCGATTTTCCAAATGTATGGAGTGTCTCCTCGAACGACGCCTTTGTCAATAATATCAGCCATTAGTGTAGGCAAAAAGAGATCCGACATGGATTGAATAAAAACCAGACCGATAACTGCTGAAATAATCCACTTATAAACGGATAAATTTTTCAGTATTTTTATCATTTTGAACACTCTCCCTGTTCGGTAGCTTGTGCTTCTAAAAAGTTTGTAATTTGAAGATGCGTTTCTAGCAACTCTTCAAACTGTTCTTCGGAAAGCATTCCAATGGCCGTTTGAAAGACTTGGTGAATGCTTCCTTCTTGAAAATGAATCGTTTTTAATAAATTTTTCCCCTGATCGGTGATTGACAACTGAATCTCACGCCGGTTGCCCTCCACATGCTCACGATGGAGCATGCCAGCCCGAACGAGACCATCGACCGCTTGGCTCAAAGTGCTTTTTGGAAGAAATGTTTTCTCCCCGACATTTTTTTGAGTGGTCTCTTTGTAAAGGGTAATGGTCATCAAAATGGAATATTGAGGAACTGTTAATCCATTTTCTGAGGCTGTCTTTTGAACGAACCGCATTATATTTTTCTGCACGTTCCAAAATGAACGCAATAGTTGTACGGAACGCATTAATTGTTTTTCATTCTCCAATCAACATCACCATTCTTTCTGTTTTGGACTGTTCCATTTCGAACATTTAATTTTATTAATCATTTTAATTTACAGCTATTTTTCCGCTTAGTCAACAAAAAAACGATCACATAATATCGGTGTTTATCTAACCTTGGTCGTACATAAAACTTCAGTAAAAATCTGAATGGTCTAGGCGATTCATCATTGTTTTCGCGTGAAAACACCCACTTATTCATGTACTTGATTCAATAGACATAAAAATGTCCTTTTAACATAGTGAAATTAGTTGGAAATTTGAGATAAAAAGTGGTAGGATAATATTGCATTGAGTTAGTACCAGGTAATAATACTAGATGATAACGCATTTGAGGGTGTTATATGGCAAGCAAGCATACATAAACGAGATTTTTCTTCCTTAGATAAATAACCGGAGTTAAGTTTGTTTTAACAGAAAAATGTTTTAATTATTAGGAGGGATGATGACATATGGTTGAAAACCGCCATCTACAGGCAGGTCTAAGTGATGAGCAGGTGCTTGAGATGTATAGAACAATGTTATTGGCAAGACGTATAGATGAACGGATGTGGCTGTTGAACAGATCTGGGAAAATTCCTTTTGTCGTTTCTTGTCAGGGGCAGGAAGCAGCTCAAGTGGGAGCTGCATTTGCATTGAATCGTGAAAAGGATTATGTCCTTCCTTATTACCGGGATCTCGGTGTGGTGCTTGCGTTTGGGATGACAGCAAGGGATTTAATGTTATCCAGTTTTGCAAAAGCAGAAGATCCAAATTCGGGCGGGCGTCAAATGCCTGGGCATTTTGGGCAAAAAAAGAATCGCATCGTGACGGGATCTTCGCCAGTTACCACTCAAGTGCCACATGCAGTGGGAATTGCACTCGCTGGAAAAATGGAAGGAAAAGATATTGTTTCATTCGTTACATTCGGTGAGGGTTCATCAAACCAAGGTGATTTCCATGAAGGGGCGAATTTTGCAGGTGTACATAAACTTCCGGTTATCTTGATGTGCGAGAATAATCAGTATGCCATTTCCGTACCGCTTGAAAAGCAATTGGCTTGCGGGAAAGTGTCGGACCGGGCCATTGGTTATGGCATGCCAGGGGTGACGGTTGATGGAAATGACCCGATCGAAGTATACCGGGTGGTGAAAGAAGCGGCCGAGAGAGGCAGGCGTGGAGAAGGACCAAGCTTAATCGAAACGGTTTCATACAGGCTTACACCACACTCAAGCGATGATGATGATAGTCAATACAGATCGCCAGATGAAGTGTCGGAGGCAAAAAAAATAGATTCGATCATCACTTTCGGTGCCTACTTAAAAGAAGCAGGAATCATGGATGACCAAATGGAGAAACAAATGAACGAGGAAATAATGGAAGTTGTGAACGAAGCGACGGATTATGCGGAAAATGCTCCATTTGCAAATGAAGACACGCTCTCAAATTACGTTTACGCAGGTAAGTAAGGAGGAAAGAAGATGGCAGTGATATCTTATATAGATGCCGTAATAATGGCGATGCGGGAAGAAATGGA
The DNA window shown above is from Peribacillus sp. FSL P2-0133 and carries:
- a CDS encoding ABC transporter ATP-binding protein, which codes for MIKILKNLSVYKWIISAVIGLVFIQSMSDLFLPTLMADIIDKGVVRGDTPYIWKIGGLMLLVSALGACASIIASYYSSKAAMGMGRDLRLRVFNHVEKFSLQEFDEVGTASLITRTTNDITQVQQVVIMMLRMVISAPIMLIGGVIMAVSMDAKLSLVIVVTMPLLIGSILLILYKGVPLFQTVQKRLDRLNLVLRENLTGIRVIRAFNRETQEKERLKKANKELTDVSIKVNKIMAFMMPVMMLVMNLTVVGIIWFGGVRIDNGGMQIGDLMAFIQYVMQIMFALVMASMMFVMVPRAAVSATRINEVLDMKPSFLDEGTEKADREHGTLEFEHVTFSYPGAEEPALSDISFSASPGEITAIIGGTGSGKTTLVNLIPRFYDISSGTIRVNGVDIRKSSQDEVRSKIGFVPQKAVLFTGTIAENIRFGKQTATQDEVEHAARIAQAEDFISNMKDGYQAEIEQGGSNLSGGQKQRLSIARALIRKPDIYIFDDSFSALDFKTDSNLRAALKDETKNSTVLLVAQRVSTVVDADRIIVLDEGHIVGMGTHQELLSTNDIYREIALSQLTEEEIA
- a CDS encoding MarR family winged helix-turn-helix transcriptional regulator, which produces MENEKQLMRSVQLLRSFWNVQKNIMRFVQKTASENGLTVPQYSILMTITLYKETTQKNVGEKTFLPKSTLSQAVDGLVRAGMLHREHVEGNRREIQLSITDQGKNLLKTIHFQEGSIHQVFQTAIGMLSEEQFEELLETHLQITNFLEAQATEQGECSK
- a CDS encoding thiamine pyrophosphate-dependent dehydrogenase E1 component subunit alpha, with the protein product MVENRHLQAGLSDEQVLEMYRTMLLARRIDERMWLLNRSGKIPFVVSCQGQEAAQVGAAFALNREKDYVLPYYRDLGVVLAFGMTARDLMLSSFAKAEDPNSGGRQMPGHFGQKKNRIVTGSSPVTTQVPHAVGIALAGKMEGKDIVSFVTFGEGSSNQGDFHEGANFAGVHKLPVILMCENNQYAISVPLEKQLACGKVSDRAIGYGMPGVTVDGNDPIEVYRVVKEAAERGRRGEGPSLIETVSYRLTPHSSDDDDSQYRSPDEVSEAKKIDSIITFGAYLKEAGIMDDQMEKQMNEEIMEVVNEATDYAENAPFANEDTLSNYVYAGK